cttagtctgcagcttctgagtctgttcagagaaactgaaaccagaGTGTGtgctgtctgctctgctgaaatgaaactaactgttctctcctgccttgcgtTCTGCCTGTAACTATtcaactattggtattgtaaatacttcatctgttattatgtatataaagaagtgaatGAATCcaactgaatcagttatctgtgtgtgcttctggatttgatttttgcaagaactctgacaggttatgggcccATAGCACACAGAAGACTGAATTGTAATTAAGCTGAAAGACTGCCTGTGTAAGAAACCAGGCAGAGAAGGTTTTTGCAGGATGGCTGCTGACACACCAGCACCCAAAGTCCTTTTACCTCgatgaacaaacaaatgaatttCGGTTAGAATGTCTTGTAAAGCCAGGCCCTTCAAGGTTTTCAGTTCCATGATGTCTGAGCAAAATGTCAAGGAGATTCAGGTTCCGTGGCGTTGGCAGCAGCCCCAAATCTCTTTCATTTCGAATAATTTTTTAACCAAAAGTTCTGACAGCAGTAAGAACCCACAGAAGCTAAAAACAGAAccgaggaaagaaggagaaaataaaagagagaaagctaaaagtgcaataagaaaaaaaaggaaagtagaataaaaaggggaaaaaatatcaagaaaaatattaaatggcTTCTGATGTTCTTCCCAGCAGTTATAGAACAAtgataaggctggaagggacctcagaggtcttctagtccaaccctctgctcaaggcaagATATCATGTAGccgtaatggtgaacctatggaacgcgtgccacaggtggtccacgtagccatatcagtgggcacgtgagctcagctccagcacacaagtgtgcaccggccagctgattttcagaccttCTGGACCTACCAGAAGtaaggaaacaagctgtttcctgcctccagagggcctggggggtaTTGGGAAGGCCAGTTTttgtctctcacctggctccagagcctctctttgagtctgggaagggcgaaaacggcTTTCCTCACCGCTCccagaccctccagaggccagaaatggcccatttcccaacttctggttggacaggaagtgtcattttgctgtccccagcctccagagcctctctaggagtctctggaggctgggaacagcaaaaaaagtcacttcctatccaaccggaagttggaaacGGACCTTTTTTggcctccgggggggtggggaaggccattttcaccctccccaaactcatagagaggctctggagccaggtgaaagaaaaaacaggccttccgggccATCACCTGCCAGGAGCGGGGAGCGGGAGTGGGGGGTTGTGCGCGCATGtacaggggtggggcacatagaattatgtgtgtgggcatgcacgacctccccaccccccatcctggcacgcgatggcaacaagatttctattcctttccaccccatttttactattctattcccattccatccCACTGCATCCCAGTAAGCCACCTGCACACTGATTCCCATTTGAAGGATACTGCGGTAGGCGGAAGTAAAGTCCAGATTCAGCATCCAGTCCAAGATGTTGGCGATATCAGACTTGAGCGGCTGCCCCGTGCAAGTGTAGACAGTCTCTTCGGTCACTTTGCCAAAAGCCATGTTCGTGCTCTGCAAGATGGAAGAGAGAAATGAGGAATCATTGCTTTGTTTGCTGAAGGAGAGTCATTTCTCCAGCGAAGACCAGCTGCTGGCTTAAGAGGACCAGGAGAACTGGACTAAACCActatcagagtttcttgcaaaaatcaaacccAGAAGCACACGCAGATAACTGATTCATCtcaattcattaacttctttatatacataataacagatgaagtatttacaataccaatagctgATTCTTCCAACATGGTAGAAGTTAcagcacaaggcaggagagaacagttaatttcatttcagcagagcagacaagcacacacacgcacacacacaggtttcagtttcaattctcagcacagactcagaagctgcagactaagacatgctCTGGCTTCAGTTTGTCTCAGCTCCCaactggctgacttagttgcctattcattggctgacctcgttaccatgtctctgccagttcatgaataaaCTGACAACCACTGGCCGTTAAATCAACTTACGACttagcaaccacaactgagcccaacattttatgTTGCCAGCCGGGAAATTTGTTAAGCGAgccttgcccccattttacgacttttccggCCATCTTTGTTAGGCGAATCGCCGCCAAGTAAGACGGTGGTTaagccaatctggcttccccattgactttgctcgtcagaaattcgcaaaaggagatcacgtgacaccccccacGCCCCCGGGGACACCGCCACTGTCATAAATGCAAATCAACAGttgagcatccgaatgtaaattacGTGACCatttgggaatgctgcaatggtcgttaaatgtgaaaaacggccataagttacCGTTTTCAGGGTTGtcgtaagtgaactgttgtaagttaagaacCACCTGTATATATCCTCATTTCCCTCGGCAATTGGAGAGAAGTTTGTAAGGATCTCGGAGGTAGGAATGAAGGCAACAACTTCTGTTACAATGCATAGTAGTTGCACCCTGGCAACAAAGCCAATGTTTGCTCTGATCCAATAGAACCCTCCCAaagttcctcgacttacaacagttcatttagtgaccgaggtTACAACGGCCATGAAAGAAGTCACTTtaggactgcttttcacacttaagaccgttgcaacgtctccatggtcatgtgatcaaaatttgcccgctaggcaactgactcgtatttatatacagagtaacagagctggaagggaccttgtaggtcatctagtccaaccccccgctgtCAGTGGGCCGAGTCAGTGAGAGAAGCCGGATTTCACTGAactgcacgattcacttaacaaatcgcagcgattcgtttaacaacggCGGCAAAAAAGGTCATCAAATTCAGCCATGGGTCACTTAAcctctgccttgtttagcaacggtGTGAGGTCATAAGTCAAAATGACGACCTGTACTTCAACCCCTGATGTAACCGGTGGCTCCGTTGCGCTGTTGGTGCTTGCTACCGGCAGTCTCGGGTTAGAAAGAGGAAGTTGTTACttcctgctgttaccctatgcctcccaccgacctgtacgctctcacagagagggccttctcagggtgccgtccgccagacaatgtcggctggcggcccccaggagcagggccttctctgtgggagctcctacgctttggaacgaacttccccctggtttacgtcaagtgcctgatcttcggacttttcgccgtgagctgaaaacgcatctatttattcaagcgggactggcctaattaaattttaatttggggttatttatattttagggtttttaaactattttaaatgttttaaattttttaaatttttggccattttgtaatatgttttgttttagtcttgtttttaatgtatatattgcgctttttatttggctgtacactgccctgagtccttcgggagaagggtggtataaaaatcgaataaataataataataataataaagccacACCTGTATGGAAGCCCTTACCTGCAAGATGTTCAGAGATCTGCGCATATCACCGTTGGACAGTGTCACCAAGGCTTTCATTCCGTCGTCGCTCACATCAACGCTGAAAGAACAACGAGGACTTGAAATAGGCCGTCAAGAATCCTGCTGTTTCCTGCACACCCACCCCTCCCATCAGGCGTAAAATCcggcaggttctagagaaccggcggtggaaattttgagtagttcagagaaccggcaaatgccacctcctgTGGCAATGTGAGGAtattgctccttagttctaggttggatctctctttgataagcttccatccaaTTAAGTCTTGTCCTAACCTCTGGTACTTTGGAGCAGTGGACACCAACCGgttgtccgtggaccactggtggtccatgagaaaactttggtggtccgcatttgcatttttttatattgcagaaAATCAGGCATCCTCAAACTACacccccctgggacagatatgtgcagtgaatatttttgttgctgccgagagtctcccccttcggggtctttttgtgcgggtcggagggggacagaaattccaactcggggtctgcttcagcctcctggtatggggctttgggtgacggctggagggaagtgccgctggtggcgaagagccggagggccttgttccagtgggactgcatcatggcctggaactggctgaccatctcagcccactgagcctccaggcaccagtaccttgccttgcactcccgcaggtcttccctctgcttggaaagcctatgcttgtagtcctcagtgaggagcttctactgagcctccttcttggtcagatccaatttgaactgagctgttttgccaactctttctcgtggtggctgcttagctccaacaactccttcctgttggggccctaaggagcccgggcagggaggcgatgagtggctgggaggagaggggtgagtagaggctggcgaagcGCCCCTCGATGGGAGTGACATcgggttggccacacccacccagtcacatgaccacctagccacgcccacccagctggtcattaagaagatcacattagtggtccgcgggatttaaaattatgaatttagtggtccctgaggtctcctgctttggagaataggttggccctCAACCTATTCTCTGTGTCATCGCCTCTGTGTCAtcacctgaaatattggaagactgctatccttctCTTCATTGCAGGCTAATTGATGTTCCCAACCATGAGTTGATGGGAGCAGATGcatgggtgggattcagccggttcggtggaaccggatgttaattttaatcgggTAGCCCGAACCgcttgttccaaggactggctgaccccgcccacaggtcccctcccctgccacgcagcccattttggatgtgagGTAAATGCAGGGACagtgcggaggctctgggagggtgaaaaacaggcctactggaagtccgaAAATGGGCCCAGGGAGAGGCCATTTTCGTCCTCCTGGAgatttgaggaaagcctctggagccttggaggatgaaaaacgggcctactggaagtcctgaaatgggcccgtttctggcctccggagagtCTCCGGTGCCCGGAGgaagccatttttgccttcctggaggctcgagaaaagcctccggagcctcgggagggcaaaaaaaccccaccatggTGTaagaggccgagtaggccacgcccccatggccacgcccgcccagcaaccgggcagcaaaccggttgttaaatttttcaatcccacccctgggtagaCGTAACACTTTGCAGAGAAATCGGGGGTTAGAAAGCCAGAAAATTGGGAGCAGCCGGATCTATGACTCCCGTCTGTCATTACCCTGAGGGTTTTCACTCACTTCTCCTTCTCGATAACATGCTTCAACCGAGGAACCATGAGTTGTGGCGTCAAAGGGCCAAACCGGAACCTGGTGCACCTGGATTGGAGAGCTGGAATTATTTTGGAGAGGTAGTTGCAGATCAGGCAAAACCGGGTGTTCTCGGTGAATTTCTCAATCACTGGAAAAGACGCGTAAAGGTCAAACGTTTAGGTTAGCGCTGGCAGATTCACGGCAGCCTTAAGACAGGCTACCAGCCGTCCTGTTGGGACGGCAGATCGAGACGGCTGCCATCAAAAAGTTAACGGCAACCGTGTCTAGGACTgttgatctttgcagcatccctttcTGGATGGGGCGGGACATCAACTCACCACGCCTGAGAGCGTTTTGTGCATCCTGGGTCATGGCATCGGCTTCATCCAGAATCACCAGCTTAAAGCCTCTCCTAACAGGACAGAGAAACAAGAACTGGGAACTCTAAAAATGACAacgtctacagcatataaagagaatttgtataagatgctttacaggtggcatttaccccccgACAAGAATCGCCAGAGTGTTCaaagataaatctgaaaaatgctggaaatgtcacatcagatacctggatcgtATTACCATATGTGGCGGACATGCGCTGAAGCAAAAAGATACtgaactaaaatacacacgtggttggagaaaattattaaaaaacacatagatttttaagccagaagtctttctgttgggaattattcccgagatatatactagagatgtaaaatatctgattgtgaatattattatagCAGCACagcattgtgtttgctaaaaattggaaaaatgagaaattacctttgcaagacgaaacaattaggaagatgatggaatgtgcagagatgaataaattgacatttgaaattagagaacaagaagataagcaatattataaaatatggggtttattttatcattggctagaaggaaagatatgttagaaaagacaatataagatatatgtatgaaagagatgtttattttgagattgcacaagaagatgtGTAAACTCCCCTTTCAGCACATTGTAACTGTTTGATGAAAACtgtttgatgattttttttgttgtaaaaaaaaaaaaccttaaaaaaaaaagaactgggaacTCAAAAATTCAATGGATTTTACtgtagagccgtggtggcacagtggttagagtgcggtactgcaggcgacttctgctgactgccagctacctgcaatttggcagtttgaatctcaccgggctcaaggttggctcagccttcccatccttccagggtgggtaaaatgaggacgcagattttaaggggcaagaggctgactctgtaaactgcttagagtgggctgtaaaagcactgtgaagcagtatagaagtctaagtcaggggtcggcaacctgcggctctggagccgcatgtggctctttcatccctctgctgcagctccctgtcgctggtTGGCTTTACAATTGataggcttttggttaggacaggtagagggaaAAAGAATGCCGTGCTAtgctgggggaaccagacttccagtcggcagaggaaaaaggacgccacactaggaggcggctctatggtgggggaactggatttctggtcagctccagaattgaacaggggactTCCGGtaaggacctttgtggctctttgagtttttaaggttgccgacccctggtctatgtgctattgctattgtacctACCCATTGATCACTGATTAAACCCATCTACTTGTAGGAGACgatagatagacacagacagacacattCACAACTGGCCAGAAAACTGTCTTTTTCCAAGGAATTCAATTTGCAGAGGAGAGAAGTCTTAAAGGTGCTCACTTGAAGATGGTTCTGGTGCTGGAAAAGTTCAGGATAGGCCCTCTGACAATATCAATGCCTCGGTCGTCAGAAGCATTCAGCTAAATGAAGAAGGAACATACATTAagaactgtggtggcacagtggtttagAATGCAgcgttgcaggctaattctgccgactgccagcagttcaattctgagtggctcaacgttgactcagccttccatccttccgaggttggtaaaatgaggacccagattgttgggggtgataggctgactgcttaagagagggctgtaaagcactgtgaagtggtatataagtctaagtggtattgctatctatctccatgtctgtctgtctatcatccacccacacatcatccatccatctttctatctatatctatcttctgCATCCATCTATCTACTGTACCCATCTAACtaactatctatccatccatccatctatcatgtcttctgtatctatctctatctctatctatctatcatataaatctatctatctatctatccatccatccatctatctatctatctatctatctatctatctatctatctatctatctatctatctatctatctatctatctatctatctatctatctctatctctatctctatctatctatctatctatctatctatctatctatctatctatctatctatctctatctctatctctatctctatctct
This genomic stretch from Ahaetulla prasina isolate Xishuangbanna chromosome 15, ASM2864084v1, whole genome shotgun sequence harbors:
- the RFC5 gene encoding replication factor C subunit 5 isoform X1, with amino-acid sequence MERSAEAAATTVAGRSANLPWVEKYRPQTLGDLISHEDILNTIQKFISEDRLPHLLLYGPPGTGKTSTILACAKQLYKEREFGSMVLELNASDDRGIDIVRGPILNFSSTRTIFKRGFKLVILDEADAMTQDAQNALRRVIEKFTENTRFCLICNYLSKIIPALQSRCTRFRFGPLTPQLMVPRLKHVIEKENVDVSDDGMKALVTLSNGDMRRSLNILQSTNMAFGKVTEETVYTCTGQPLKSDIANILDWMLNLDFTSAYRNIMELKTLKGLALQDILTEIHLFVHRVDFPTSVRIQLLIKMADVEHRLAAGTNEKIQLGSLVAAFQVTRDLIAAEA
- the RFC5 gene encoding replication factor C subunit 5 isoform X3, which translates into the protein MVLELNASDDRGIDIVRGPILNFSSTRTIFKRGFKLVILDEADAMTQDAQNALRRVIEKFTENTRFCLICNYLSKIIPALQSRCTRFRFGPLTPQLMVPRLKHVIEKENVDVSDDGMKALVTLSNGDMRRSLNILQSTNMAFGKVTEETVYTCTGQPLKSDIANILDWMLNLDFTSAYRNIMELKTLKGLALQDILTEIHLFVHRVDFPTSVRIQLLIKMADVEHRLAAGTNEKIQLGSLVAAFQVTRDLIAAEA
- the RFC5 gene encoding replication factor C subunit 5 isoform X2; the protein is MERSAEAAATTVAGRSANLPWVEKYRPQTLGDLISHEDILNTIQKFISEDRLPHLLLYGPPGTGKTSTILACAKQLYKEREFGSMVLELNASDDRGIDIVRGPILNFSSTRTIFKRGFKLVILDEADAMTQDAQNALRRVIEKFTENTRFCLICNYLSKIIPALQSRCTRFRFGPLTPQLMVPRLKHVIEKENVDVSDDGMKALVTLSNGDMRRSLNILQSTNMAFGKVTEETVYTCTGQPLKSDIANILDWMLNLDFTSAYRSILQMGISVQLSLFYFLLLSSVLFLASVGSYCCQNFWLKNYSK